A genomic window from Lycium barbarum isolate Lr01 chromosome 4, ASM1917538v2, whole genome shotgun sequence includes:
- the LOC132636213 gene encoding RNA-dependent RNA polymerase 6-like: MGSEGSEKDLIVTQISVGGFNDDVNAKKLSEYLEEQVGQVWRCRLKTSSTPPESYPNYDIDAERVQRMNHYEKVEPHAFIHFASSQSAKNALAAAGRNELLLEEKPLKVSLGPENPFRLNERRRTTMPFKFSDVGVEIGTLVSNDDFVVGWRGSPTGVNFLVDPFNGTCKILFTKNTVFSFKGEARHAVIKCNFKIEFLLREINEIKEGKDFASLIILVQLASSPLVFYRTADDDIEESVAFDLLDDDDQWIRTTDITCSGAIGRYNTYRISIRPRNGPSFKKSMKYFSESRVPVVEPCNWQRLRVRDEPDFGVPMSEPFFCFQNHEGLSFKVLFLVNAVLHKGIVNQHQMTNEFFSLLTRHQEGVNLAALKNMFSYKRPVNDAIQKLARIQRWLLNNPNLLERTVELDDVVEVRRLVITPTKAYCLPPTVELSNRVLRNYKHVSDRFLRVTFMDEGMRNLNRNVLTYYAATIVRKITSHSNPQRTAIFHRVKSILSKGFYLCGRKYSFLAFSANQLRDRSAWFFAEAPNIRVPGIINWMGKFSNRNIAKCAARMGQCFSSTYATVEVLPNEVNFELPDVKRNGYVFSDGIGMISADLAIEVAEKLHLSVNPPCAYQIRYAGYKGVITCWPAKNDGIRLSLRQSMRKFDSNHTTLEICSWTRLQPGFLNRQIITLLSSLDVKDEIFWQMQEEMLSRFDKILEDSDVAFDVITASCAEAGNTAAIMLSAGFKPQSEPHLRGMLASIRAAQLGDLRNKARMFVPSGRWLMGCLDELGELEQGQCFIQVSSPSLENCFVKHGPKFSDIKKNLQVIKGLVVIAKNPCLHPGDVRILEAIDIPGLHHLYDCLVFPQKGDRPHSNEASGSDLDGDLYFVTWDENLIPPSKKSWIPMDYAPAEVKELGRQVNHTDIIEFFSKNMVQESLGEICNAHVVHADLSESGALDEKCLKLAELAALAVDFPKTGKLVTMPFDLKPKLYPDFMGKEEFQSYKSKKILGGLYRRVKDVFDREDGESAGLEFVPKDIPYDTNLEIPGYEAFIDDAWNRKCSYDGQLIGLLGQYKVNGEEEVVTGHIWSMPKYSAKKQGELKERLKHAYNTLRKEFRNVFEHIEPDFDMLRDDEKNDMYERKASAWYRVTYHPDWVTRSLELQTLDAVPNTVMLSFAWIAADYLARIKIRHRGMQYSDLTKPINSLGRYLVDKI; encoded by the exons ATGGGATCAGAGGGTTCTGAAAAGGATCTCATAGTGACTCAAATCAGTGTTGGCGGGTTCAACGATGATGTCAATGCGAAAAAGCTTTCGGAATATCTGGAAGAACAAGTTGGACAAGTGTGGAGGTGTAGACTAAAGACTTCATCCACTCCTCCTGAATCGTATCCAAATTATGACATTGATGCAGAGAGGGTGCAAAGAATGAACCATTACGAAAAAGTGGAACCTCATGCATTCATTCATTTTGCATCTTCACAGTCTGCAAAGAATGCTCTTGCTGCTGCTGGGCGTAATGAGCTCTTATTAGAAGAGAAACCTTTGAAGGTTAGTTTGGGTCCTGAGAATCCCTTCCGTTTGAATGAGAGGAGAAGAACTACCATGCCCTTTAAGTTTTCGGATGTTGGTGTAGAAATTGGAACACTGGTTAGTAATGATGACTTTGTGGTTGGTTGGAGGGGATCTCCTACTGGTGTTAACTTTCTTGTGGACCCATTCAATGGCACATGCAAAATACTTTTCACAAAGAATACTGTTTTCTCTTTCAAGGGTGAAGCAAGACATGCTGTGATAAAATGCAATTTCAAGATTGAGTTTTTGCTGAGAGaaatcaatgagataaaggaaggtAAAGACTTTGCATCTCTGATAATATTGGTGCAGCTGGCTTCATCTCCGTTGGTTTTCTATAGAACTGCTGATGATGATATTGAAGAATCAGTTGCATTTGACTTACTAGACGATGATGATCAATGGATTCGAACCACAGACATCACATGTAGTGGAGCCATTGGTAGGTATAATACCTACCGTATTTCAATTCGACCTCGCAATGGTCCTAGCTTTAAGAAGTCCATGAAATATTTCAGTGAAAGTAGGGTGCCCGTGGTAGAACCGTGTAACTGGCAGAGGCTACGGGTGAGAGATGAGCCTGATTTTGGGGTGCCCATGTCAGAACCTTTCTTCTGCTTCCAAAACCATGAAGGTCTGAGCTTTAAGGTCTTGTTTCTAGTGAATGCGGTTTTGCACAAAGGCATAGTTAATCAGCATCAGATGACTAATGAGTTCTTTTCTTTGCTTACAAGGCATCAGGAGGGGGTTAATTTAGCTGCATTGAAGAACATGTTTTCTTACAAAAGGCCTGTGAATGATGCTATTCAGAAGTTAGCACGCATCCAGAGATGGCTGTTGAATAATCCTAACCTTCTCGAGAGAACTGTAGAGCTGGATGATGTTGTAGAGGTTAGGAGGTTGGTTATTACCCCAACCAAAGCATACTGTCTTCCGCCGACTGTGGAGCTATCCAATAGAGTCCTCAGGAACTATAAACACGTTTCAGATCGATTTTTGCGAGTTACTTTCATGGATGAGGGCATGCGGAACTTGAATAGGAATGTTCTAACGTACTATGCTGCTACCATTGTGAGAAAAATTACTTCACATTCTAATCCCCAGAGAACTGCAATATTCCACAGGGTGAAAAGTATTCTGAGTAAAGGATTTTATCTGTGTGGTCGAAAATACTCCTTTTTGGCATTCTCAGCTAACCAGCTGAGAGATCGTTCTGCCTGGTTTTTTGCAGAAGCCCCTAATATTAGGGTGCCCGGCATCATAAATTGGATGGGGAAGTTCAGTAACAGGAATATTGCAAAATGTGCTGCTAGGATGGGACAGTGCTTTTCATCAACCTATGCAACAGTGGAAGTCCTTCCAAATGAGGTTAACTTCGAGCTTCCAGATGTAAAAAGAAATGGGTATGTTTTCTCTGATGGAATTGGCATGATTTCAGCAGATCTAGCTATAGAAGTTGCAGAAAAGTTGCATTTAAGTGTCAATCCTCCTTGTGCTTATCAGATAAGATATGCTGGTTATAAAGGTGTTATCACATGTTGGCCGGCTAAGAATGATGGTATCCGCCTTTCTCTGAGGCAAAGTATGAGGAAATTTGACTCAAATCACACTACCCTTGAAATCTGCTCTTGGACGAGGTTACAACCTGGTTTTCTGAACAGGCAAATAATAACCCTGCTCTCGTCCTTGGACGTTAAAGATGAAATATTTTGGCAAATGCAAGAAGAAATGTTATCAAGGTTTGATAAAATACTTGAGGATTCGGATGTGGCTTTTGATGTCATTACAGCTTCATGTGCTGAGGCAGGAAATACAGCGGCTATAATGTTGAGTGCAGGGTTTAAACCTCAAAGTGAGCCTCATTTAAGAGGGATGTTGGCTAGCATTAGAGCTGCTCAACTTGGCGATCTCAGGAATAAGGCAAGGATGTTTGTTCCTTCAGGAAGGTGGTTGATGGGCTGTTTGGATGAATTAGGTGAACTTGAGCAAGGCCAATGCTTTATTCAAGTGTCAAGCCCTTCTTTAGAGAATTGTTTTGTTAAGCATGGTCCGAAGTTTTCTGATATTAAGAAAAATCTTCAAGTAATAAAGGGCCTTGTTGTAATCGCAAAGAACCCGTGTCTTCACCCCGGGGATGTGAGGATTCTGGAGGCTATAGATATTCCTGGTTTACACCATCTCTATGATTGTCTGGTCTTCCCTCAGAAGGGAGATAGGCCACATTCAAATGAAGCATCAGGGAGTGACCTTGATGGTGACCTCTACTTTGTGACTTGGGATGAAAATCTCATCCCACCCAGTAAGAAAAGCTGGATACCGATGGACTATGCACCTGCAGAAGTTAAAGAGTTGGGTCGTCAAGTTAATCATACG GACATAATAGAATTTTTCTCAAAGAACATGGTCCAAGAGAGTCTAGGAGAAATCTGCAATGCACATGTGGTTCATGCTGACCTCAGTGAATCTGGAGCTTTGGATGAGAAGTGCCTTAAATTGGCTGAACTTGCTGCTCTAGCTGTTGATTTCCCCAAAACTGGAAAACTTGTCACCATGCCATTTGACCTCAAACCAAAACTGTATCCCGACTTCATGGGGAAAGAGGAATTTCAATCATACAAGTCGAAGAAAATTTTGGGCGGATTATATAGGCGAGTGAAAGATGTATTTGATAGAGAGGATGGAGAATCTGCTGGACTTGAGTTTGTCCCTAAAGACATCCCATATGACACTAATCTTGAAATCCCAGGATACGAAGCTTTCATAGATGATGCATGGAACCGCAAATGTTCTTATGATGGTCAGCTGATTGGACTTTTAGGACAATACAAAGTTAACGGGGAGGAAGAGGTGGTTACTGGACATATATGGTCCATGCCAAAGTACAGTGCTAAGAAGCAAGGGGAATTAAAAGAGAGGCTGAAGCATGCATACAATACGCTGAGGAAAGAGTTCAGGAATGTTTTCGAGCATATAGAGCCTGATTTTGATATGCTTCGCGATGATGAGAAGAACGATATGTATGAAAGAAAGGCATCCGCATGGTATCGGGTCACCTACCATCCTGATTGGGTGACTAGATCACTGGAGTTGCAAACGCTAGATGCTGTTCCGAATACTGTTATGTTAAGTTTTGCATGGATTGCAGCAGATTACCTTGCTCGAATTAAAATTAGACACAGGGGAATGCAGTATTCAGACTTAACCAAGCCTATCAATTCCCTTGGAAGGTATCTAGTTGACAAGATATGA